The genome window ATTGCAAGTTGCCAACCTTTGAAAATGTGTTTCATGATATGCTCCATAGTCCCATAGTTATGGAATATGTTCGGTTTTAAGCCTGAAGATTATTGAGAACGCACGGCGTTATCCCTCGAAGCGAACCGCTTCATAACCGATCCGCCTTCCGATTGTTGCTGCGCCGATACGGCCTCCGGCCGGCATGAACATCACGGATTAAGATCGAAAACCTCCTCGATTTTCTCGAAAGGCAATAATGCCTCTTCGTTGACGCGCCTGACCGATTCCGCATCCGGCGATTCGAACAGGCAGGTGCAGCGGGCATCGGACGGATAATAATTGCTGCGTATATATTTAACCGGGAAACCTTCTCGCGTTAGATGCGCGCTCGTGTCGATCGCGGCTTTCTGCGCTCCGGCCAATTCTGTCATGGTAATTCCAGGTAGTTGACGCTGTACGGCATAAATAGGCATAACTGCTCTCCTGACTACTATCTGCAAGTTGTTTTCTGTTAAAATATGGAAAATAAAATTGGACAACTATTTCATCAACCCGTGATCTACTTCAATTTTTAATTTATTAATCATATTGTTATGCGAACCTTGATTATCATATTGAATGAAGAGGAAAAGACTGCATCTATAATGCTATATTTAAAAAATAAATAGCGACCATGGGTTCATACATTTAAACTCCTATACATCCTCCACACCGATAGTCTGACATAAGTTACCGGACAAAATGCGGTGTTTTCTGATTAAATTAATTTATGGCGGTATTAGAAAAAATAATAACTGTAACTGGAAAATGATGATATTTTCTAATACGCCCAAAAAAGGAAACGCTGATTAAATCGTTTTTAGGCGCGAACTACCATAGTAAGCCATTGATTTTAATAACCGGTTCTCGACCAGCTTTAAATTATTCAGCGTTTGCCACAGAAGGGTTGACCTACCCGCGTTCTGCAAGCCTGGAACGAACGGCAAGAAATTTCCGTTCGAGGCGGGCATGTCGAAACATGATAAGGAAATGCTTTGTTCGGGGTTTCATTAAAATCCGATAACCGCAGGATACGACCATGCTGAACTTAAGACATCTCGACTTCACCATGCTCATGGCTTTCGACCTGCTTATGAGCGAGCTCAATGTGTCGCGCGCGGCGGAAAAGATGTTTGTGACGCAATCGGCGATGAGCCAAATTTTGCAGCGTCTTCGTCAACAACTCGAAGATCCGCTTCTTATCAGAACGCCCGGAGGAATGAAACCGACTGAGCGGGCGCTGACGTTGATAGGCCCGATTCGTGCGCTGCTGCGCAACGTCGAGCAGGTATTCAGCGCATCCGCCCGTTTCGATCCCGCCATCAGTCATGAGCGTTTCATCCTCGCCGGGTCGGATTACGTCGAGTTCATGGTGTTGCCGCGCCTCATTGAGCGCGTGCGGCGGTTAGCTCCGCGCGTGCAAATCCAGGTCATTCGCTGCGATATGGACAGCCTGGAGGCGCGATTGCAAAACCAGGAAATCGATTTGATTCTGGGTTTTCAGGTGTTGTTGAAGCTGCCCGCTCATTTGAAATGGGCCAGGCTGTTCGACGATACCGTGGTTTGCTTGGCAAGACGCGATGAATCCGCCATCGCGGATGAGATCACGCTGGAAGATTACCTGGAAACCAGCCAGTTACTGATTACCTCGTGCGATGTGAATGCCCATATCATGGGGCGATGGCTGAGCAAGAAAGGGCTGGAACGGCACACTCCGGTCGTCATACCCAACTTTCTTTCAGCGCCGTACACCGTGGCGGCAACGGATTTGCTGTTATCCTTGCCGCGCCGCATTGCCGAGGCCTGCGTCAAATCCTCGCCGCTTAAGCTGGTAGAGGTGCCGTTTGGCCTGCCTCCGTTCGACCTGATCATGGCCTGGCACCCGCTCCGAGACGTTGACGCGGCGCATGTCTGGCTGCGAGAGCAAATTCTGGCCGTCAGCCGCGACATCGACGAGGGCGTTTGCAAGACGGCGTAACAGGTTAGACGCATCCTGCGGCAATACGTTGTCATCGTATTGATCGCGTTTGATGTCTATACTTTCATTATCCGGCGCTCCGTGGTGTTGCCGGGGCGCTGCCCCGGATTCCTGGTTGAGGGGTTGCCGGAACCGTAATACACCAGGTTCAAAACAGGGTACACAACTGTATCAACCCCAGGTAACGCCACCGCCGATTTCCCAGCGCCCACCTTTCCAGCTCTTTAAACTGGAGTCGTTGCCGCCAGGCGCCATTTTGCCATCGGTCCAGGCTCGATGCTTTTCACTCTTCACTGTTACATTCAGAAACATTTTGTTACCGGCTTGAGAAGAAACGCAGCGCCCCAGGTCATAGACTGACTCCGCCTTAACTACTGAAGGAGACAGGCATGATAAAAAAACGCGCATTTCTAAAAGTTGGAGCCATTGCACTTGCGGCCGCTTTGACGGCGTGCGGAACACACTATCCGAGCGCGGAGCAAGTCGTTGATCGTATCGGGCACAATCTCGATCTGAACGATGCTCAGAAGACGAAACTTGAGACGCTGAAGGAAAAACTGATTGCCTTGCGCGAAAGCGCGAAGCCTCAGCGTGAAGCCGCTAAACTGGAAATAGCCGAACTGCTGACGCATCCCACCCTGGACCGGGGACGTGCGGAACAGTTGGTGCTGGCGCATCTGCACTCGACCGAATCCAATGTTTCTCAAGTGATCGCCCTCTTCGGCGATTTCTACGACCAGCTTACCCCTGCACAGCAAAAAAGCTTGCGCGAGCGCATAGTGGCGCATATGGACCATAATCATTTAACGGCTAACTGAGGACTATCATCATGGGAATTCGATCTTTTTTCACCCGCCATTTTGTTCATCAAGGCTGCTGCGACGGCTGGATCGTGCGGCGCTTATCCAGTAAACTGAAACTCGACGATAGCCAGAAAGGTCGATTGCGCACTGTGTTTGAAGGCTTGAAACAGTTGCGCGAAAGCACCCGCCAAAGCTGGGCCGGTCAGCGTCAGGATTTATTCAAGGTTGTGGGAGGGGAACGCTTCGACCGCAACGAAGCGCTTCGCATCGCTCATATCCAGACGGCGCTGATCAACGAAAGCTTACCGCAATTGCTGGATACATTCGGAGACTTTTACGATCACCTGAACGCCGAGCAGCGCGGCCGGTTACGCAATGTGATCGCGAAGCGCATGGATCATGGTTGTTGCGGTCGCTGAGCGTAAATAACCCGCCCGTGGGGTTGATAACCCACTCTTAACTCTAACGGAGCCGAGCAATCCATGCCATCCATTCTCCTCATCGACGATGACGAGCGTCTGGCGGAGCTGCTCGGCCGCTATTTCACCAAGCACGGTTTGATGCTCGATTTCGCGCTACGGCCCAGCGTAGGGTTGGCGAGACTGAGTTCCGGCGGGTACGACCTGGTCATTCTCGATGTCATGCTCCCGGAAAAAGACGGCTTTGAGGTTTGCCGGGATATCCGCGTAAACAGCGACGTTCCGATCATCATGCTGACGGCCCGCGGCGAAGTGATGGACCGGGTTGTTGGTCTGGAGCTGGGAGCCGACGACTATCTGCCCAAACCTTTCGAGCCGCGCGAGCTGGTGGCTCGCATACAGCGCATACTAAAGCGCAGCGCTCGAAACGGCGGCGGCAATGTATTGAAATTCGGCGCATTGACCATCGATACCGAACTGCAAAGCGCCGCGCTTTCCGGCGAAAACCTGTCTCTTACCTCCATGGAATACCGCCTGTTGACACTATTGGCAACCCGGCCCGGCAAGACTTTCAGCCGCGACGAGATACTCAACCAGCTCAAAGGCATAGAGACGGAGATTTTTTCCCGTTCCGTGGATATACTGGTCAGCCGTTTGCGGCAAAAACTACGCCCTGGCGATTTTATCAGGACGGTGCGCAGCAACGGTTATTGCTTTCTGGGTAAGTCCGAGTGAACTTTAACTGCCGAACGCATCGTCCTTGCGGTCAACGCCGCTTCATCTATTCGCTCTCCGGCCGGCTGATCCTGATTTTTGCCGCCATGGGACTCTTGTTCCTGCTATTGGTGGGCTGGACGATAGGCCGGGGATTAAAAAATCATTTCGAATCCAATATTCGTCCGCACCTGTTGCAATATCTTGAATACGTACAGGCCGATATCGGCACGCCTCAGAATTACTCGCGTATCGTCGAATTAAGCCGCCGCCTGCTGATTACTATCCAGATCGACGGCCCTGACGGCAGCTGGTCTTCCGACGGGCAAGCGGTCGATCTTGCCGGCACTGAGGTCTTCCGCCGGGTAGAACAGGGCGGGAGGGCGTTTGCATTCGGCAAGCTGAAAGACCGCGAATTTCTGCTAAGCCGCAATGGTAATTATACGTACGCCTACTCTATTCCGCGTCAACGCAGCGAGTGGGATGTGTTTGCTCCGCTA of Candidatus Methylospira mobilis contains these proteins:
- a CDS encoding DUF4242 domain-containing protein produces the protein MPIYAVQRQLPGITMTELAGAQKAAIDTSAHLTREGFPVKYIRSNYYPSDARCTCLFESPDAESVRRVNEEALLPFEKIEEVFDLNP
- a CDS encoding LysR family transcriptional regulator; the encoded protein is MLNLRHLDFTMLMAFDLLMSELNVSRAAEKMFVTQSAMSQILQRLRQQLEDPLLIRTPGGMKPTERALTLIGPIRALLRNVEQVFSASARFDPAISHERFILAGSDYVEFMVLPRLIERVRRLAPRVQIQVIRCDMDSLEARLQNQEIDLILGFQVLLKLPAHLKWARLFDDTVVCLARRDESAIADEITLEDYLETSQLLITSCDVNAHIMGRWLSKKGLERHTPVVIPNFLSAPYTVAATDLLLSLPRRIAEACVKSSPLKLVEVPFGLPPFDLIMAWHPLRDVDAAHVWLREQILAVSRDIDEGVCKTA
- a CDS encoding Spy/CpxP family protein refolding chaperone; translated protein: MIKKRAFLKVGAIALAAALTACGTHYPSAEQVVDRIGHNLDLNDAQKTKLETLKEKLIALRESAKPQREAAKLEIAELLTHPTLDRGRAEQLVLAHLHSTESNVSQVIALFGDFYDQLTPAQQKSLRERIVAHMDHNHLTAN
- a CDS encoding Spy/CpxP family protein refolding chaperone, which codes for MGIRSFFTRHFVHQGCCDGWIVRRLSSKLKLDDSQKGRLRTVFEGLKQLRESTRQSWAGQRQDLFKVVGGERFDRNEALRIAHIQTALINESLPQLLDTFGDFYDHLNAEQRGRLRNVIAKRMDHGCCGR
- a CDS encoding response regulator transcription factor, encoding MPSILLIDDDERLAELLGRYFTKHGLMLDFALRPSVGLARLSSGGYDLVILDVMLPEKDGFEVCRDIRVNSDVPIIMLTARGEVMDRVVGLELGADDYLPKPFEPRELVARIQRILKRSARNGGGNVLKFGALTIDTELQSAALSGENLSLTSMEYRLLTLLATRPGKTFSRDEILNQLKGIETEIFSRSVDILVSRLRQKLRPGDFIRTVRSNGYCFLGKSE